AAAGGTAATAAATGAACAAAGTGAAATTGTGTGGGACTCTACCTCTAAAACGCTGGTTTGGAAACGAGAAAATGAGCCTGAAATATTATATGACGGCTATGTTTCAGTTTTATGTGCAGGTACTTCCGATTTAACGGTTGCTGAAGAAGCAGCCGTCTCTTTAGAAGCGATGGGAGTTCGCCCTATGCGTTTTTATGATGTCGGAGTAGCTGGTATTCATCGCTTATTTGACCAATTAGATGAAATAAAAAAGGCTTCTGTGATTATCGCAATCGCTGGCATGGAAGGGGCACTTCCGAGTGTTGTTGGCGGTCTAGTTGACAAGCCAGTGCTTGCAGTTCCGACAAGTGTCGGTTATGGGGCAAATTTAAATGGCATTTCATCCCTATTAACGATGCTTAACTCATGTTCATCAGGAATTAGTGTTGTAAATATTGATAATGGTTTTGGTGCAGCATATCAAGCTGCACTAATCCATCGCTTAGTTTATCAAAAATCGAATTAAATGGCGCATTTACCTTTCCATCAGTGGGTATTCAAAGAAAATCCACTGATGGAAGATTTATTTTATCTTTAAGAGTAGGTGTGGAAATGAAAACTTTATATTTAGACTGTTTTTCTGGTATAAGCGGAGACATGATGATCGGGGCATTAATCGATGCTGGAGGAGATTACCATTATTTAACTAAAGAATTAAAAAAATTAAAGATTGAGGATGAATATGAATTAAAGATTGAAAAGGTCGTTAAAAATGGTATATCTGCAACCAAATTTGATGTGATTTTAACACATACACTTTCCAAACCTAAAGGAGATGATCATTCCCACGCACATCACCATGAACAGAGCCATTCTGAAGAAAATGAGCAGGAACACACTCATCATTACCATGTTGCTCAAGAGCACCATTCTAATCATGGTCACAGCCATCACCATGCTCATCATCACGCACATCGAACTTTTACAAGCATTGTTCATTTAATTGAAGAATCTACACTATCTGCATTTGTAAAAGAGACAGCCATCAAGGTGTTTCGTCTCATTGGTGAAGCGGAAGCGAAAATTCATGGAGTTTCCATTGAAAATGTACACTTTCATGAGGTTGGGGCTGTTGACTCAATCATAGATATAGTTGGCACAGCCATTTTGTTAGAATATTTACAAATTGAAAAAGTTGTGTCTAGCCCTGTTCCAGTTGGGACTGGACATATTCATATTGATCACGGTGTTTATCCAGTGCCGGCGCCAGCTACACTAGAAATTCTAAAAGGAATTCCTTTGCAGAAAAGCTCATTAAAAGGAGAGCTTACAACGCCAACTGGTGCAGCCTTTTTAAAAGCACTTGTTGACTGCTTTAGTGTACTTCCGTCCATGGTCATTGAAAAAGTTGGATATGGAGCGGGATCAAAAAACTATTCAGATCATCCAAATGTTCTTAGAGTCATGATCGGTTCACAGTGATAAGGAGGTAGTATTAGGACATTGAAAAAGCCGTTTGTTTATATTACCAGAAAATTAGAAAGTGACATTGTGGAGAAACTTGGCAATATTGCAGAGGTACAAATGTGGGACAGTATTGAAAAACCTGTTCCGTATGACATTTTAAAAGAAAAAGCAAGCAAAGCACATGCATTATTAACAATGGTTTCAGATAAAGTGGATGAATCGCTTATTGCTTCTGCGCCTTACCTCAAAGTCATCGCCAACTTAGGTGTTGGATATGACAATATTGCGGTCCATGAAGCAACAAAAAGAAAGATTCTTGTATGCAATACCCCAGATGTATTAAGTGATACAACAGCTGATTTAACATTCGCATTGTTAATGGCAACAGCAAGAAGAATTGTTGAAGGTCATGAATATATTAAAAAAGGCCATTGGCAAGATTGGAATCCGTATTTAATGGCCGGTTATGACATTCATCATAAAACCATTGGAATTGTCGGGATGGGGAGAATTGGAGAAAAAGTGGCCAAGCGAGCAACAGGATTTGAAATGAACATTTTATATCATAATCGTAGTCGTAAGCAAAAAGCTGAAGAAGAGTTAGGAGCAAAATATGTTTCATTTGAGGAACTTTTAGGACAATCAGATTTTGTTGTCTCTTTAGCTCCATTGACTCCTGAAACGAAGGGCATGTTTAACAGAAAAGCATTTTCGTTGATGAAGAATTCAGCCATTTTTATTAATGCAGGCCGAGGATTAGTCATGAATGAAGCTGATTTATATGATGCTTTAGTAAATAAAGAAATTGCAGCAGCTGGATTAGATGTTTTTGAAAAAGAACCGATTTCAGCAAATCATCCGTTGCTCAAGCTTCAAAACGTTGTGGTGCTTCCTCATATC
This is a stretch of genomic DNA from Bacillus alveayuensis. It encodes these proteins:
- a CDS encoding glyoxylate reductase (product_source=KO:K00015; cath_funfam=3.40.50.720; cog=COG1052; ko=KO:K00015; pfam=PF00389,PF02826; superfamily=51735); amino-acid sequence: MKKPFVYITRKLESDIVEKLGNIAEVQMWDSIEKPVPYDILKEKASKAHALLTMVSDKVDESLIASAPYLKVIANLGVGYDNIAVHEATKRKILVCNTPDVLSDTTADLTFALLMATARRIVEGHEYIKKGHWQDWNPYLMAGYDIHHKTIGIVGMGRIGEKVAKRATGFEMNILYHNRSRKQKAEEELGAKYVSFEELLGQSDFVVSLAPLTPETKGMFNRKAFSLMKNSAIFINAGRGLVMNEADLYDALVNKEIAAAGLDVFEKEPISANHPLLKLQNVVVLPHIGSASLETRKKMMKLAVDNIDLALQGKEPKALVNREIWNEKKSQLHNKAF
- a CDS encoding NCAIR mutase (PurE)-related protein (product_source=COG1691; cath_funfam=3.40.50.7700; cog=COG1691; ko=KO:K06898; pfam=PF00731; smart=SM01001; superfamily=140371,52255); amino-acid sequence: MSKHLHNILHQLKKGQLSVEAAEQMLKSYEDLGFVKVDVHRQRRKGFPEVIYGEGKTAEQILKIIKSLQETENRILVTRVSEEKGQKVINEQSEIVWDSTSKTLVWKRENEPEILYDGYVSVLCAGTSDLTVAEEAAVSLEAMGVRPMRFYDVGVAGIHRLFDQLDEIKKASVIIAIAGMEGALPSVVGGLVDKPVLAVPTSVGYGANLNGISSLLTMLNSCSSGISVVNIDNGFGAAYQAALIHRLVYQKSN
- a CDS encoding uncharacterized protein (TIGR00299 family) protein (product_source=TIGR00299; cog=COG1641; ko=KO:K09121; pfam=PF01969; tigrfam=TIGR00299); amino-acid sequence: MKTLYLDCFSGISGDMMIGALIDAGGDYHYLTKELKKLKIEDEYELKIEKVVKNGISATKFDVILTHTLSKPKGDDHSHAHHHEQSHSEENEQEHTHHYHVAQEHHSNHGHSHHHAHHHAHRTFTSIVHLIEESTLSAFVKETAIKVFRLIGEAEAKIHGVSIENVHFHEVGAVDSIIDIVGTAILLEYLQIEKVVSSPVPVGTGHIHIDHGVYPVPAPATLEILKGIPLQKSSLKGELTTPTGAAFLKALVDCFSVLPSMVIEKVGYGAGSKNYSDHPNVLRVMIGSQ